One Rhododendron vialii isolate Sample 1 chromosome 2a, ASM3025357v1 genomic region harbors:
- the LOC131316234 gene encoding protein FRIGIDA-ESSENTIAL 1, whose translation MTPAAAGRHHLAGGDRSVDGSGSEPEPDMDTEDDDVEYEEIEVEEEVEEDDEEEVEEIDEEVEEEEEEEVDEGESLGSPIENDVAQDMASNGPEEHLRSSDPEKSVSNLRPDTLALEGGSGKVEFSSASEARQKGESRVDVDDPQYKKYGFGESSGDKEGFVPLVERGAPKDDEARNDVNFSLRDSGIMTAEMSKALSISGKEMNAAIAIREESCNEAYAVSLETETKKMVPLSTEDINQEPTRLVVPQIRPRSLSPVAELNNGNKRPASICDFFSKGWCIKGNSCRFLHIKDNGNITSPKPEGDVAALAEKSELQAGGGVGDGTERSQSTDFPNAMASSVAYSSSFSLERTLSGDHGKSPRWHRFGENHKILSLQRDNLSHLNSPEMSQSPINKDTARPLSSSKDVGRENLKQNWPSEDIPMHRNSFFPDPRPLARNSSIPLDAYASLPTTGIVSSQNISGLTRSSFSFSSLDKDPLGASKLPDFVREYRASGSASLLRSSSPFSGSESGNLSLTDVSGDPLRSAGHRTRITTNDWEPSVPFRPSYFITQRLLSSGNMYDPIRDSIEQPNLGDGFSKFSSISNTSVTNTQPSLDSDPVLKSTLGSEVGLDKQSIFNHRKFGGDTSDKNFQGKDLFTNGGEKAKTSYAEQKSVSTLSKEDKLSSHFKDITKESKLFSDDDPRNQEDGPRQKKELNADRSNNDMTIDLKMDEEQKESKALRYFRAALVDFVKELVKPKWREGHLSKDAHRIIVKRAVEKVLSTLQPQQTPSTEESIKQYLSASEQKISKLVEGYVVKYGKS comes from the exons ATGACACCCGCCGCCGCCGGCCGCCACCATCTCGCGGGAGGCGATCGCTCCGTTGACGGTTCGGGTTCCGAGCCGGAACCCGACATGGATACCGAAGACGACGACGTTGAGTACGAGGAAATTGAAGTAGAAGAGGAGgtggaagaagatgatgaggaaGAGGTCGAAGAAATCGACGAAGAGgtcgaggaagaagaagaagaagaagtggacGAAGGAGAATCGCTTGGTTCACCAATCGAAAACG ATGTTGCCCAGGATATGGCTTCCAACGGGCCAGAAGAGCATTTGAGATCTTCTGATCCTGAAAAATCTGTATCAAATCTACGACCGGATACCCTTGCTCTGGAAGGTGGTAGTGGCAAAGTTGAATTCTCAAGTGCAAGTGAGGCAAGACAAAAGGGTGAATCACGCGTTGATGTTGATGATCCTCAGTATAAAAAATATGGATTTGGAGAGTCTTCTGGTGATAAGGAAGGGTTTGTGCCCTTGGTGGAAAGGGGAGCCCCTAAGGATGATGAAGCACGTAATGATGTTAACTTTTCTCTGCGTGACAGTGGGATTATGACTGCTGAGATGTCCAAAGCCTTGAGCATTTCTGGTAAAGAAATGAATGCTGCAATCGCAATCAGAGAGGAATCATGCAATGAGGCTTATGCTGTTTCTCTTGAGACTGAAACTAAGAAAATGGTCCCACTGTCTACGGAGGATATAAATCAAGAGCCAACAAG ATTGGTTGTTCCCCAGATAAGGCCCAGAAGTTTGTCCCCTGTTGCTGAATTAAACAATGGAAACAAACGACCAGCTTCCATATGTGACTTTTTCTCTAAAGGTTGGTGCATCAAAGGGAATTCATGTAGGTTCCTTCACATTAAGGATAATGGTAATATTACCAGCCCAAAACCTGAGGGAGACGTAGCTGCTTTGGCAGAGAAAAGTGAATTGCAGGCTGGTGGAG GTGTGGGAGATGGTACTGAAAGATCACAGTCAACTGATTTTCCCAATGCAATGGCTTCTTCAGTTGCATATagttcttcattttctttggaAAGGACCCTATCAGGGGATCATGGAAAAAGCCCTAGGTGGCATCGCTTTGGAGAAAATCACAAGATTTTGTCTCTTCAAAGAGACAACTTATCTCATTTGAATTCCCCTGAGATGAGTCAGTCACCTATTAACAAAGATACTGCTAGGCCTCTCTCGTCTTCTAAGGACGTTGGAAGAGAGAACCTGAAGCAAAATTGGCCCTCAGAAGATATTCCAATGCATAGAAATAGCTTTTTTCCTGATCCCAGACCTCTGGCTAGAAATTCATCCATACCCTTAGATGCTTACGCTTCTCTTCCGACTACTGGCATAGTCTCATCGCAGAACATTTCAGGGCTGACAAGGTCGTCCTTTTCTTTCAGTTCTCTGGATAAAGATCCACTTGGTGCCTCAAAGCTTCCAGACTTTGTTCGAGAATATCGTGCTTCTGGATCTGCTTCCTTGTTGAGAAGCTCTTCACCGTTCTCTGGTTCTGAATCAGGAAATCTCTCACTGACAGATGTTTCTGGGGATCCTCTGCGTAGTGCTGGGCATAGAACAAGAATAACTACGAATGATTGGGAGCCATCTGTACCTTTTCGACCATCATACTTCATTACTCAACGTCTATTATCTTCAGGAAACATGTACGATCCTATTCGTGATAGCATTGAGCAACCTAACTTAGGAGATGGtttctcaaaattttcttcGATATCAAATACATCCGTCACTAATACACAACCGAGTTTAGATAGTGATCCTGTTTTAAAGAGTACCCTTGGGTCCGAAGTTGGTTTGGATAAGCaatctattttcaatcataGAAAATTCGGCGGTGATACTTCTGACAAGAATTTTCAAGGAAAGGATTTGTTTACGAATGGGGGAGAAAAAGCGAAAACTTCTTATGCTGAACAGAAAAGTGTGAGTACCTTGTCCAAGGAAGACAAGCTCTCGAGTCATTTCAAGGACATTACAAAAGAAAGTAAGTTATTTTCTGATGATGATCCTCGGAATCAAGAGGATGGACCTAGACAGAAGAAGGAACTAAACGCAGATAGGAGTAACAATGATATGACTATTGATCTTAAGATGGACGAGGAGCAGAAGGAATCTAAAGCTCTGAGATATTTCCGTGCTGCTCTTGTTGATTTTGTGAAAGAATTGGTGAAACCAAAATGGCGCGAGGGTCATTTGAGCAAGGATGCTCACAGAATCATCGTTAAAAGGGCAGTTGAGAAGGTCCTTAGCACTTTGCAACCCCAACAAACACCAAGTACTGAAGAATCAATTAAACAGTACCTTTCTGCATCcgaacaaaaaatttcaaaacttgttGAG GGATATGTTGTCAAGTATGGAAAATCTTGA